From Micromonospora echinospora:
AGCCGGCCGAGGTCCGCGACAGCCTGGGCGAGACCTTGCCGGACTTCATGGTCCCGGCCGTCGTCATGGTGCTGCCGGCGCTGCCGCTCAACGCGAACGGCAAGGTGGACCGGCGCGCCCTGCCCGATCCCGAGATCGCACCGACCGGCAGCCGCGAGGCGTCCGGAGCCGCGGAGAGGGCGCTGGCCGCGGCGTTCGCCGAGGCGCTGTCGGTGTCCCGGGTCGGCGCGTCCGACTCGTTCTTCGATCTGGGTGGCGACAGCATCCGGGCGATACAGGTGGTCTCCCGGCTGCGCGACGCGGGCTGGCTGATCAGCGTGGGTGACCTGCTGACGCTGCACACGGTTGAGAAGCTCGCGGAGAAGGCGGTGCCGGCCGAACCGGCCCCGGCCACCGAGCCCGCCGTGGCCGACCTGATGGTGCTGGACGACGACGACCTGGCCACGCTGGTGTCGGCCCTCGCCGAGGACGGCACCTGACGCGGGGGAACTCCACACCGCGGGGTGGCCGTCGGCGAGACGGGATCGACCGGCGGTCCGGCGGATCCCGCGGCCGTCACGCGAAGACGGAGGTAGGCGAGATCGCACCATCCGACGGTGCTGCATCGGGCGAAGCGCGAGGGATGCCATGACAGGAGCAGCGGGATGACCGATTCAGCACAGCACGGACCAGCACGGGACCCCCGGGACGTACTGCTTCGCCGTCGGCTCGCGGGCATGTCCTCCGGCCCTCGGTCCGAGATCCCGCGGGTCTCCCGGGACGGGCCGTTACCCCTCTCGTACGGCCAGCAGCAGATGTGGTTCATCAACCGGCTGGATCCGGGCAGCACCGAGTACAACGTGCCGTTGTGCCTGCGGCTACGCGGCGCTCTGGACACCCCTGCTCTCCAGCGCGCGTGGGCCTGGACGGTCGCCCGCCACGAGGTTCTCCGCACGCGGTACACGGTGGTCGACGGCGCCCCGACGCAGGTCGTCGACCCGCCCGACGATGTCGGCCTCGCGCTCGACGATCTTCGCGGGCCGCCACCGGGCGAGCGGCGGGAGCGCGTCGACGCGCTCCTGGCGGGGGAGGTCGCCGTCGCGTTCGACCTCGAGGTCGAATGGCCGGTCCGCGCGCGACTTCTTCGCCTGACCGACGACGAGTACGTGCTGAGCATCGTCTTCCACCACATCTGCTGGGATGCCTGGTCACTCGGCGTGCTGGGCGCCGACCTGAATGCGGCGTACCGGGCGCTGACCGAGGGCGGCCCGATGCCGCCGGAGCTTCCCGTCCAGTACGCGGACTACGCGGCGTGGCAACGCACCGAGATGTCCGGACCGGTCCTGGAACGGCACCTCCGTTACTGGCGAGCCCAACTCGACGGCAACCGACCCGTCGACCTGCCCGCCGACCGACCCCGCCCGGCCGTCCGAAGCCACACGGGCGCCGCGGCACCCTTCGTCGTGCCGGCGGGCCTCGCCAGGCGGCTGGACGACATCGGTCAGCGACTCGGCACGACGCCGTTCGTCGTCATGCTCACCGCCTTCGCCGTCCTCGTGGCCCGATACACCGGCCGCAGCGACGTCGCGATCGGCACCGTGGTGTCGGATCGCAACCGGCCGGAGCTCGAGAACCTCATCGGCTACGGGATCAACACCCTCGTCATGCGGGCCGTGTGGGACGGTCCGATATCGTTCGAGAACCTGATCCATCGGATGCGGACCACCGTCCTCGACGCGTACGACCACCAGGCCGTGCCGTTCGCTCGACTGGTCGACGAGTTGGCACCCGACCGCGATCTGGCCCGTACGCCGCTGTTCCAGGTGGCGTACACCAGTCACACCTCTCCCGACCGGCTGGTCCGGCTGCCCGGCATCCGGATGGAGCAGTACGGCGACGGCGAAGCGGTCGCCAAGTGGGACCTGGAACTGCAGACCTGCCAGGCCGAGGACGGCTCGGTCCACAGCCGCCTCGTGTACCCCACCGCGCTCTTCGACGACGCGACGATGACCCGGATGGCGCGGCATCTCCTACGCCTGCTGGAGAGGGTGGCCGACGACCCGGCTGCTCCCGTGACCGGCCATGACCTGCTGGACGAGGCCGAGCGGGCCCTCGCACTCGGTGTCGCGGTCGATTCCGGCCCGAGCGACGGTGACGGGAACCGCGTCGACGGCGTGGCGGTCGGCCCGCGGTGTGTGTCCGAGGTGTTCGAGGACCAGGCGGCGGCGACCCCGGATGCGGTCGCGGTGCGATGCGGCGACGCGGAGCTCTCCTACGCGGAGGTCAACGTCCGGGCCAACCGGGTGGCCCATCTGCTGCGGGCCCGGGGTGTGGGCGCCGAGTCCCTGGTCGCCGTGCTCCTGGACCGCGGTGTCGACTTGGTGCCCGTGCTGCTCGGCGTGCTGAAGGCCGGTGCGGGCTACCTACCACTGGACCCCGCGAACCCGACGAGCCGATTGCGCCACGCCATCGCCGACTCCGGGGCCGCGCTTGTCGTGACGTGCGTGGACCTGCGGGAGACGGCCAGGCTGTGCCACGACGGCGCCCTGATCGTGCTCGACGCCCCGCGGGAAGCGGAAACGCTGGCCGCTCAGCCGGCGGACAACCCTCCGTCGGTGGTGGCACCCGACGGCGTCATGTACGTCATCTACACGTCGGGATCGACCGGGCAGCCCAAAGGCGTGTGCGTGACCCACGCCAATGTCGATCGCCTGCTCCGGACGGCTCGTGAGCATCTCGCGTTCGGGCCAGCCGATGTCTGGACGTTGTTCCACTCGTACGCCTTCGACGTGTCGGTGTTCGAGATGTGGGGCGCACTCCTCAGCGGCGGCACGTTGGTCGTCGTGCCTCAGGGCGTGACACGCTCCCCGGACGACCTGCTGGACCTGTTGGTCGACCGGCGGGTGACAGTGCTCAGCCAGACGCCGTCAGCGTTCCGCGCCCTGGTCGCGGCCGCCGAGACCGGCGACCCACGAGTCGACCGGCTGAGTCTGCGGGTGATCGTCTTCGCCGGCGAAAAGCTGGACGTGCCGTCGCTGCGGCCGTGGGCCGCGCGAGTCGGCCTGAACCGGACCGCGCTGATCAACATGTACGGCATCACCGAGACGACCGTGCACGCGACGTACCACCGCGTCACCCCGGCCGACTTCGATCCGGGGGTCGGCAGCCCGATCGGTCGGCCCCTCGCCGACCTGACGATCCGGCTCCTGGACGACGAGGGCCGTCCGGTGCCGATCGGCGTGCCGGGCGAGATCTACGTCGGTGGGCCGGGTCTTGCCCGCGGCTACCTGCACCGACCGGGCCTCACGGCAGCGGGTTTCCTGCCCGATCCGTTCGGCGCCCCGGGCAGCAGGCGGTACCGCAGCGGCGACCTCGCCCGCCGGCTCCCCGACGGCCAGTTGCGGTTCCTGCGCCGCGCCGACGACCAGGCCAAGATCCGCGGATACCGGGTCGAGCCAGGCGAGATCCGCGCCGTTCTGCTGGCGCACCCGGCCGTCCGGGACGCGGCGGTGATCGTCGACGAGGTGTCGCCCGGCGAGCACCGCCTGATCGCGTACGTGGTCCCGGCGGTTCCGGACCTGGCCGAGGGGGACCTGGGGGCGCACTGCGGCAGCCTCCTGCCCCCGTACATGGTCCCGGCGGCGATCGTGTCCTTGCCGGCGATCCCACTTACCGCCAATGGGAAGCTGGACCGCGGCAGGCTTCCGGTACCCGACCGGTCGGCGCTGGTGGGCACGGTTCGCTACCTGGCGCCGCGGTCGTCCGCCGAGGAACGGATGGCGGAGGTGTGGCGCGCGGTGCTGCGGGTGGACCGGGTCGGCGTGCTGGACAGCTTCTTCGACCTGGGTGGCGACTCCGTCCGCGCGGTCGCCCTGGTGGGACAGCTACGCACCGCGGGCTTCGAGGTGTCGGTGCGTGACGTCTTCGAGCGACGTACGGTGGCGCGGCTGTGCGAGCTGGCCGACGCGCGGCCCGCGGCCGATGGCGCGATCGTCGCGGTCGAGCCGTTCGCGCTGATCACCCCGGCGGACCGGAGGCGCCTGCCGGCTGATCTGGTCGACGCGTACCCGATGGGCCAGACTCAGCTGGGCATGGTCGCCGACATGCTGGCCCACCGGCGGCTCAGCAACTACCACAACGTCGCGTCCATTCGGATCCGTGACGGGTGGCCGCTGTCGGCGGAGGCGCTGCGGGCGGCGGCCCAGATCCTCGTCGGGCGGCACGAGGTTCTGCGGACCTCGTTCGACCTGCACTCCTGCTCCGTACCGATGCAGCTGGTACACGCCGACGCCGACCTTCCGGTCCGTATTCGCGACCTGCGCGGGCTGGACGTCGCCGACGTCCGTCGACAGATGGAGCAGTTCCACGCCGATGAGCGGACGTGTCCGTTCGACCTCGCGTGTCCGCCGATGATGCGACTCACCGCCCACGTCACCGACGACGGTTGGTGGCTGTCCATCACGGAGTTTCACGCGATCGTCGAGGGCTGGAGCTACCACTCGCTCATCCGGGAGCTGTTCGACTGCTATGAGGCGATTCGAGCGGGACGCCGACCAGCGTCGGAGCCGGTCCCCGCGGTCCGGTACGCGGATGTCGTCGCGAGCGAGCTGCGAGCGCTGTCGTCACCTGAGGACCGCGCCTACTGGCGCCGTGTCGTGGAATCCGTCGAGCCGTTCTCGCTGCCGTCCGGGTGGGGTGGGACGGGCCCTTCGGAAAGCTATTGGGTGCACGTGCCCTTCGGTGACCTGGAGCCCGGACTGCGGAGGCTCGCCGCGGCGGCGGGCGCGTCGCTCAAGAGCGTCGTCGTCGCCGCCTACGGCGCGGTGCTGGGCAGGCTCACCTACCGCAACGAGTTCAGCGCCGGTCTGGTGACACACACCCGACCGGAGGCGGCCGGCGCGGAGCGGGTCTACGGCATGCACCTGAACACGGTGCCGTTCGTGTTCGAGCGGGTGCGGGGGACGTGGCGGGAGCTGGTCGCGGCGGTGTTCGCGCAGGAGGTGGCGATGTGGCCGCACCGGCACTTCCCGATGCCGCAGATGCAGCGCCTGGCGGGCGGCCGGCGCATCGTCAACGTGCTGCTGAATTTCGTCAACTTCGACGACCTCGAGCCGGACAGCCCGGCCCTGGACCTGGCGTCGACCATGACGCCGGGCACGACGGAGTTCGACCTGGCGGTGACCACGGTCGGTAGGCGCATCTCGCTCAAGAGCCATACGCGGGTGTTGGGTCGGGGGCGGGCGGAGCGGTTGGCGGCGATGTATCGCGGGGTGTTGGAGGCGATGGCGGCTGATCCGGATGGTGATGCGTCGGGGGTGTTCCTGTCGCCGGAGGACGGTGTGGTGATTGGGGGGTTGAACCGGAGGGTTGGGGAGTTGGTGGGTTTGTCGGTGGGGGAGGCGTTCGGGGCTCAGGTGGCCGCGCGGCCTGATGCGGTGGCGGTGGTGGCGGGGGCGGCGGTGGTGTCGTATGCGGAGTTGGACCGGTATGCCGATCGGGTGGCGTGTCGGTTGCGGTCGCTCGGGGTGGGGCCGGAGTCGGTGGTGGGGGTGCATCTGGAGCGGGGTGTGGGGTTGGTGGCGGGGTTGTTGGGGGTGTGGAAGGCCGGTGGTGCGTATCTGCCGATCGACAAGTCCACGCCGTCGGAGCGGGTCGGGTATCTGGTGGCTGACGCGGGTGTGGGTGTCGTGGTGGACGAGGCGTTTCTGGAGGGTCTGCCCAGTGGTGGGGGTGAGCAGGGTCGGTGGGGTTGGTCTGCTCCGGATCCGGATCAGTTGGCGTACGTGGTCTACACCTCCGGTTCGACGGGTCGGCCGAAGGGCGTCGCGGTGACCCACCGCAGCCTCGCCAACCACCTCCACTGGGCGGTGGCGGAGTTGGCGGGCCGTGGGCAGGGCGGGGCACCCCTGTTCTCCTCCGTCGCGTTCGACCTGGTCGTGCCGAGCCTGTGGGCGCCGCTGATGTGTGGCCAGCGAACGTGGTTGTGGCCGGCCACCGCCGACGTCTCCGAGCTGGGGGAATCGCTCGCGGCAGCGGGCCCTTTCAGCTTCGTCAAGCTCACACCCGGGCATCTGGAACTGCTGGTGCGCCAGATCGGAGTCGACCGGACGGCGGGACTGGCGCCCCTGCTGCTGGTCGCGGGCGAGGCGTTCGCCGGACCTCTCGCGGCACTCTTCCGGGGCCGTCCGGTTCAGCTCGTCAACGAGTACGGCCCGACCGAGGCGACCGTCGGGACCTCCGTCCACCCGGTCGTCGGACCGGTGGGGGCGGGAATGGTGCCGATCGGCCGTCCGTTGCCGAACGTCACCACGTACGTGGTGGATGCCGCGATGCAACCGGTCCCGGTCGGTGTGGTCGGTGAGCTGTACGTCGGTGGGGTGGCGGTCGCCCGGGGCTATCTCAACCGGCCCGGCCTGACCGCCGGGCGGTTCGTGCCGGACCCGTTCGGGCCGCCCGGGTCGCGGCTGTACCGCACCGGGGACCTCGTCAGCCTCAGCGACGACGGCGCGTTGGAGTTCGTCGGGCGCACGGACGACCAGGTGAAGATCCGCGGGTACCGGATCGAGCCCGCCGAGGTCGAGTCCGTCCTCGCCGAGGCTCCCCAGGTGGCCGAGGCGCGGGTCGTCGTCCGCGAGGACAGCCCGGGTGACCGACGCCTCGTCGCCTACGTCGTGGCGGCGGGTGCCGACCCGATCCGGCCGGAGGAACTACGCGACGCGTGCCTGCGGAGGCTGCCCGACTACCTCGTGCCGACCGCGATCGTGCCGCTGGCGGAGATTCCGCTCATCGGGAACGGGAAGCTCGA
This genomic window contains:
- a CDS encoding non-ribosomal peptide synthetase; protein product: MSSGPRSEIPRVSRDGPLPLSYGQQQMWFINRLDPGSTEYNVPLCLRLRGALDTPALQRAWAWTVARHEVLRTRYTVVDGAPTQVVDPPDDVGLALDDLRGPPPGERRERVDALLAGEVAVAFDLEVEWPVRARLLRLTDDEYVLSIVFHHICWDAWSLGVLGADLNAAYRALTEGGPMPPELPVQYADYAAWQRTEMSGPVLERHLRYWRAQLDGNRPVDLPADRPRPAVRSHTGAAAPFVVPAGLARRLDDIGQRLGTTPFVVMLTAFAVLVARYTGRSDVAIGTVVSDRNRPELENLIGYGINTLVMRAVWDGPISFENLIHRMRTTVLDAYDHQAVPFARLVDELAPDRDLARTPLFQVAYTSHTSPDRLVRLPGIRMEQYGDGEAVAKWDLELQTCQAEDGSVHSRLVYPTALFDDATMTRMARHLLRLLERVADDPAAPVTGHDLLDEAERALALGVAVDSGPSDGDGNRVDGVAVGPRCVSEVFEDQAAATPDAVAVRCGDAELSYAEVNVRANRVAHLLRARGVGAESLVAVLLDRGVDLVPVLLGVLKAGAGYLPLDPANPTSRLRHAIADSGAALVVTCVDLRETARLCHDGALIVLDAPREAETLAAQPADNPPSVVAPDGVMYVIYTSGSTGQPKGVCVTHANVDRLLRTAREHLAFGPADVWTLFHSYAFDVSVFEMWGALLSGGTLVVVPQGVTRSPDDLLDLLVDRRVTVLSQTPSAFRALVAAAETGDPRVDRLSLRVIVFAGEKLDVPSLRPWAARVGLNRTALINMYGITETTVHATYHRVTPADFDPGVGSPIGRPLADLTIRLLDDEGRPVPIGVPGEIYVGGPGLARGYLHRPGLTAAGFLPDPFGAPGSRRYRSGDLARRLPDGQLRFLRRADDQAKIRGYRVEPGEIRAVLLAHPAVRDAAVIVDEVSPGEHRLIAYVVPAVPDLAEGDLGAHCGSLLPPYMVPAAIVSLPAIPLTANGKLDRGRLPVPDRSALVGTVRYLAPRSSAEERMAEVWRAVLRVDRVGVLDSFFDLGGDSVRAVALVGQLRTAGFEVSVRDVFERRTVARLCELADARPAADGAIVAVEPFALITPADRRRLPADLVDAYPMGQTQLGMVADMLAHRRLSNYHNVASIRIRDGWPLSAEALRAAAQILVGRHEVLRTSFDLHSCSVPMQLVHADADLPVRIRDLRGLDVADVRRQMEQFHADERTCPFDLACPPMMRLTAHVTDDGWWLSITEFHAIVEGWSYHSLIRELFDCYEAIRAGRRPASEPVPAVRYADVVASELRALSSPEDRAYWRRVVESVEPFSLPSGWGGTGPSESYWVHVPFGDLEPGLRRLAAAAGASLKSVVVAAYGAVLGRLTYRNEFSAGLVTHTRPEAAGAERVYGMHLNTVPFVFERVRGTWRELVAAVFAQEVAMWPHRHFPMPQMQRLAGGRRIVNVLLNFVNFDDLEPDSPALDLASTMTPGTTEFDLAVTTVGRRISLKSHTRVLGRGRAERLAAMYRGVLEAMAADPDGDASGVFLSPEDGVVIGGLNRRVGELVGLSVGEAFGAQVAARPDAVAVVAGAAVVSYAELDRYADRVACRLRSLGVGPESVVGVHLERGVGLVAGLLGVWKAGGAYLPIDKSTPSERVGYLVADAGVGVVVDEAFLEGLPSGGGEQGRWGWSAPDPDQLAYVVYTSGSTGRPKGVAVTHRSLANHLHWAVAELAGRGQGGAPLFSSVAFDLVVPSLWAPLMCGQRTWLWPATADVSELGESLAAAGPFSFVKLTPGHLELLVRQIGVDRTAGLAPLLLVAGEAFAGPLAALFRGRPVQLVNEYGPTEATVGTSVHPVVGPVGAGMVPIGRPLPNVTTYVVDAAMQPVPVGVVGELYVGGVAVARGYLNRPGLTAGRFVPDPFGPPGSRLYRTGDLVSLSDDGALEFVGRTDDQVKIRGYRIEPAEVESVLAEAPQVAEARVVVREDSPGDRRLVAYVVAAGADPIRPEELRDACLRRLPDYLVPTAIVPLAEIPLIGNGKLDRAALPAPGFDARTSTYVAPRSPLEERMADVWCTALGLDRVGMRDNFFELGGDSLRAVAIVGPLRAAGVDVTVRDVFDCRTVARLCELAEARPSAEAMSPTAPFALIDPVDRAALPGDLVDAYPMAQTQVGMVGEMLADETLNRYHSVTTFRIRDEEPFSPDALRAAARVAVGRHEALRTSFDLHSCSMPMQLVHADAEVPVTVRDLRGSDADALRESLRAYQAEERARLFDVTRAPMLRLGAHLKPGGGWWLTVVRCHGITEGWSLYHLLAELLGSYRTIRDGREPALPALPAVRYADFVARELRALESAEDRGYWARIIEQHPRFGLPDGWGETDGPRERYRLRVPFQDLERELRGVARAANASLKSVLFAAHLKVLSSLVREPSFFTGLVCDARPEAAGAERVHGMYLNTVPFVFERVRGTWRELVAAVFAQEVAMWPHRHFPMPQMQRLAGGGRLVDVSFNYLDFDRLDTEPVDLAATLADGNTEFDLAVTTLRGQLGLSSHTRVLGRGRAERLAAMYRGVLEAMAADPDGDASGVFLSPEDGVVIGGLNRRVGELVGLSVGEAFGAQVAARPDAVAVVAGAAVVSYAELDRYADRVACRLRSLGVGPESVVGVHLERGVGLVAGLLGVWKAGGAYLPIDKSTPSERVGYLVADAGVGVVVDEAFLEGLPSGGGEQGRWGWSAPDPDQLAYVVYTSGSTGRPKGVAVTHRSLANRVDWSVRRHRMSAQDRTLQKTSIGFDAAGWEVFAPLASGGTVVAAPAGVERDPAALVRAVAEHGVTVLQVVPSVLRLLVQTPGWRDCGALRVLTVAGEQLESELCQRFLDLRQAEVWNTYGPTECTIDVTAYHYAPDRLAGPVPIGRPLPNVTTYVVDAAMQPVPVGVVGELYVGGVAVARGYLNRPGLTAGRFVPDPFGPPGSRLYRTGDLVSLSDDGALTFRGRVDDQLKINGVRIEPGEVAAAVRQLPSIAAAAVVPWRTGDGEVRLAAYVVAEDAGQLDQRALRRGLARTLPDAMLPAVFVPLDRLPLTAHGKLDRRALPEPELTSPHAHVPPSTPTERALAQVWSAVLGRERVGVHDTLLDAGANSLMIIRVIAAARRRRIPLTLRMFYENDTLADLAAAVDALPADAQPAEEPPTEGRSITTDGRSTGPAEAAGGALIDPRALIEVMARHHVPGVSVALLRGGEVVHAQGYGVTAAARPEAVTTRTPFQVASISKHVTMLGVLRLVADGVLNLDADISGYLTSWRVPGDAVITLRELVSHQSGLSHVPATNHLPGETMPTVVEILNGCPPARNEPVHAQHRAGDVFKKTNINYSVLEQLLVDVTGEPFDALIQRLVLDPLEMTDSTFDQDHPQRSTIPVAIGHDAYGDPIAGRWRVRNEVAAGGLWTSVRDLTKVALAVRRSYQGQPGALLTRPLAQQMVTVWHPGSFYGLGTVVDPSDGDVEYGHGGRTVGFRCMTVTRVVSGDGLIVLANGENGKRAHLALVEALRRADASAAASPFGRSWAETPDEPVEAPGRPAHAGGLR